A section of the Methanococcus vannielii SB genome encodes:
- the endA gene encoding tRNA-intron lyase yields MMAKPKKTIPAKLSDERIVIYDKDGISRLNEKRYGELHENFLSLSYVEALYLVAKDWVLIRDKKNKILSFEELHEIAHVIDKKLCIRYLVYKDLRNRGYTVRTGLKYGSDFRLYERSNIDEVHSKYLVKVFSEEIPCEISEITGFVRVAHSVRKELVIAIVDADGSVVYYNMGYLKL; encoded by the coding sequence ATGATGGCAAAACCTAAAAAAACTATTCCTGCAAAGCTTTCAGATGAAAGAATTGTAATCTATGATAAAGATGGAATATCTCGACTAAATGAAAAAAGGTATGGGGAACTTCATGAAAACTTTTTATCACTTTCTTATGTTGAAGCCCTTTATTTAGTAGCTAAAGACTGGGTATTAATTAGGGATAAAAAAAATAAAATTCTTTCTTTTGAAGAACTGCATGAAATTGCACATGTAATTGATAAAAAATTATGTATTAGGTATTTGGTGTATAAAGACCTTAGAAATAGGGGATATACGGTAAGAACTGGCTTAAAATATGGTTCTGACTTCAGACTTTATGAAAGAAGCAACATTGATGAAGTACATTCCAAATATCTTGTAAAAGTATTTTCAGAAGAAATACCCTGCGAAATTTCTGAAATTACAGGATTCGTTAGGGTTGCACATTCTGTTAGAAAAGAACTAGTAATTGCTATTGTTGACGCGGATGGAAGCGTTGTTTACTATAATATGGGTTATTTAAAGCTTTAG
- the comC gene encoding L-sulfolactate dehydrogenase, translating into MIITPEGEIKLITDILVKYGVKEEHAKITAEIYTEADLKGFTSHGIGRFPQTIIGIETGNIKINPEIKIERESPATATINGDLALGYVTGQLAMELAVEKAKNVGIGAVSTYNSNHFGITGHYSEIAYKNGMIGIAITNTEPAMAPYGGKDKILGTNPIAIAIAGKKHKYSLDMATALVARGKIFEAKRLGKKLPENSAVDVDGNITTDPEKALMGSILPFGGIKGYGIAMAVEILSALGGGEIGTNVKGTADASERCTKGDFFIAINPEFFGNKDEFLEKTDFLVDEIKNSSRSKGFSEILIPGDIEKRNSDEKINGFELDEILYGKLKKICEKKGLIIEKYFK; encoded by the coding sequence ATGATAATAACTCCAGAAGGGGAAATAAAGTTGATTACCGATATTTTAGTTAAATATGGCGTTAAAGAAGAACATGCAAAAATTACTGCAGAAATTTACACCGAAGCTGACTTAAAAGGATTCACGTCACACGGAATCGGTAGATTTCCACAAACAATTATTGGAATTGAAACTGGAAATATTAAAATTAATCCCGAAATAAAAATCGAACGTGAAAGTCCTGCAACTGCAACCATAAACGGGGATTTAGCATTAGGATACGTTACCGGACAGTTGGCGATGGAATTGGCGGTAGAAAAGGCAAAAAATGTAGGAATTGGTGCAGTTTCCACGTATAATTCAAATCATTTTGGAATTACGGGCCATTACTCCGAAATAGCCTATAAAAATGGGATGATTGGAATTGCAATAACGAACACTGAACCTGCAATGGCGCCATATGGTGGAAAAGACAAAATTTTGGGGACTAACCCAATAGCAATTGCAATTGCTGGAAAAAAACATAAATACTCGCTTGATATGGCAACAGCTTTGGTTGCAAGGGGTAAAATCTTTGAAGCTAAGAGGTTAGGGAAAAAACTACCTGAAAATTCCGCAGTTGATGTTGATGGAAACATTACTACTGACCCTGAAAAAGCACTTATGGGAAGTATTTTACCATTTGGCGGGATTAAAGGATATGGAATTGCAATGGCGGTAGAAATACTTTCTGCGTTGGGTGGCGGGGAAATTGGAACTAATGTGAAGGGAACTGCAGATGCTAGTGAACGATGTACGAAAGGAGATTTCTTTATTGCAATAAATCCCGAATTTTTTGGAAATAAAGACGAATTTTTGGAAAAAACGGATTTTTTAGTTGACGAAATAAAAAATTCAAGTCGTTCAAAGGGTTTTTCCGAAATATTAATTCCTGGAGACATTGAAAAACGAAATTCTGATGAAAAGATAAATGGTTTTGAACTTGATGAGATATTATACGGTAAATTAAAAAAGATATGTGAAAAAAAAGGCTTAATTATTGAAAAATATTTTAAATAA
- a CDS encoding FprA family A-type flavoprotein, whose product MKADAVKISDGVYWVGTYDWDIRSYHGYTLKGTTYNAYLVFGTEKVALIDNVYPGTSAQMWGRIKDAFEKEGRKYNIDVIVQNHVEKDHSGALVEITKKFPESNIYCTEVAVEGLKKHYTGLKDAPFKVVKSLESVDLGGKTLTFLEAPLLHWPDSMFTLYGEEGILFSNDAFGQHLCYTKRFDNEIPENVLMDANQKFYANLITPLSKLVLKKFEQVISLGLLENIKMIAPSHGQIWTDPMKVISAYQDFATGKCKNKATIVYDTMHYSTQKMAHAFAEGLLSEGIDVVIYNLHNDERSEIVKDILDSKAVLFGIPTINDQPYPSIGDLMYYLRGLRFDRTGLKKLAITFGSMGGRGGAVEKIASELNSYGFNVLDNYELYYIPDEKELENCYNLGKDLGNKIKDI is encoded by the coding sequence ATGAAGGCAGATGCAGTAAAAATAAGCGATGGCGTATACTGGGTTGGAACATATGACTGGGATATAAGGTCATACCACGGTTACACATTAAAGGGAACTACTTATAATGCATATTTAGTATTTGGAACTGAAAAAGTAGCTTTAATTGATAACGTTTACCCCGGAACCTCTGCCCAGATGTGGGGAAGAATTAAAGATGCTTTTGAAAAAGAAGGGCGAAAATATAATATTGATGTAATCGTTCAAAATCACGTTGAAAAAGACCATAGTGGGGCACTCGTTGAAATTACAAAAAAATTTCCAGAATCCAATATTTACTGTACGGAAGTTGCTGTTGAAGGGCTTAAAAAACACTATACTGGCTTAAAAGATGCTCCATTTAAAGTTGTAAAATCCCTTGAAAGTGTGGATTTAGGTGGAAAAACCTTAACATTTTTAGAAGCTCCACTTTTACACTGGCCTGATAGTATGTTTACACTTTATGGTGAAGAAGGAATATTATTTTCAAATGATGCATTTGGTCAGCACCTATGCTACACTAAAAGATTTGATAATGAAATTCCAGAAAATGTTCTTATGGATGCAAACCAGAAATTTTATGCAAATTTGATTACCCCATTGTCAAAACTTGTTTTAAAGAAGTTTGAGCAGGTTATTTCTTTAGGGCTACTTGAAAATATAAAAATGATTGCTCCATCTCATGGGCAGATTTGGACTGACCCTATGAAAGTAATTTCTGCATATCAAGATTTTGCAACTGGAAAATGTAAAAATAAAGCCACAATTGTTTATGATACAATGCACTATTCGACTCAAAAAATGGCTCACGCATTTGCTGAAGGACTTTTATCTGAGGGAATTGATGTTGTAATTTATAATTTACATAACGATGAAAGAAGTGAAATTGTAAAAGATATTCTTGACAGTAAGGCAGTTTTATTTGGAATCCCTACAATTAATGACCAGCCATATCCAAGTATTGGAGATTTAATGTATTACTTAAGAGGTTTAAGGTTTGATAGAACGGGACTTAAGAAGTTGGCAATTACATTTGGATCAATGGGTGGAAGGGGAGGGGCAGTTGAAAAAATTGCATCTGAACTTAATTCTTACGGATTTAATGTATTAGATAATTACGAATTATATTATATTCCTGATGAAAAAGAACTTGAAAACTGTTATAATCTTGGAAAAGACCTTGGAAATAAAATTAAAGATATTTAA
- a CDS encoding FprA family A-type flavoprotein, which yields MKADAVKISDGVYWVGTYDWDIRSYHGYTLKGTTYNAYLVFGTEKVALIDNVYPGTSAQMWGRIKDAFEKEGRKYNIDVIVQNHVEKDHSGALVEITKKFPESNIYCTEVAVEGLKKHYTGLKDAPFKVVKSLESVDLGGKTLTFLEAPLLHWPDSMFTLYGEEGILFSNDAFGQHLCYTKRFDNEIPENVLMDANQKFYANLITPLSKLVLKKFEQVISLGLLENIKMIAPSHGQIWTDPMKVISAYQDFATGKCKNKATIVYDTMHYSTQKMAHAFAEGLLSEGIDVVIYNLHNDERSEIVKDILDSKAVLFGIPTINDQPYPSIGDLMYYLRGLRFDRTGLKKLAITFGSMGGKGGAAKLIGKDLKECGFEVLDDSYEVIYVPKEEELEKCYNAGKRLGIKLN from the coding sequence ATGAAGGCAGATGCAGTAAAAATAAGCGATGGCGTATACTGGGTTGGAACATATGACTGGGATATAAGGTCATACCACGGTTACACATTAAAGGGAACTACTTATAATGCATATTTAGTATTTGGAACTGAAAAAGTAGCTTTAATTGATAACGTTTACCCCGGAACCTCTGCCCAGATGTGGGGAAGAATTAAAGATGCTTTTGAAAAAGAAGGGCGAAAATATAATATTGATGTAATCGTTCAAAATCACGTTGAAAAAGACCATAGTGGGGCACTCGTTGAAATTACAAAAAAATTTCCAGAATCCAATATTTACTGTACGGAAGTTGCTGTTGAAGGGCTTAAAAAACACTATACTGGCTTAAAAGATGCTCCATTTAAAGTTGTAAAATCCCTTGAAAGTGTGGATTTAGGTGGAAAAACCTTAACATTTTTAGAAGCTCCACTTTTACACTGGCCTGATAGTATGTTTACACTTTATGGTGAAGAAGGAATATTATTTTCAAATGATGCATTTGGTCAGCACCTATGCTACACTAAAAGATTTGATAATGAAATTCCAGAAAATGTTCTTATGGATGCAAACCAGAAATTTTATGCAAATTTGATTACCCCATTGTCAAAACTTGTTTTAAAGAAGTTTGAGCAGGTTATTTCTTTAGGGCTACTTGAAAATATAAAAATGATTGCTCCATCTCATGGGCAGATTTGGACTGACCCTATGAAAGTAATTTCTGCATATCAAGATTTTGCAACTGGAAAATGTAAAAATAAAGCCACAATTGTTTATGATACAATGCACTATTCGACTCAAAAAATGGCTCACGCATTTGCTGAAGGACTTTTATCTGAGGGAATTGATGTTGTAATTTATAATTTACATAACGATGAAAGAAGTGAAATTGTAAAAGATATTCTTGACAGTAAGGCAGTTTTATTTGGAATCCCTACAATTAATGACCAGCCATATCCAAGTATTGGAGATTTAATGTATTACTTAAGAGGTTTAAGGTTTGATAGAACGGGACTTAAGAAGTTGGCAATTACATTTGGATCAATGGGTGGTAAAGGGGGCGCTGCAAAACTTATTGGAAAAGACTTAAAAGAATGTGGTTTTGAAGTCCTTGATGATTCCTATGAAGTAATTTATGTTCCAAAAGAAGAAGAGCTTGAAAAATGCTACAATGCTGGAAAAAGGCTAGGTATAAAATTAAATTAA
- a CDS encoding ferritin-like domain-containing protein: protein MDLLNEHKIGISKDTVLEKEVSANVNGECLEVGIYLAMARQAQREGFPEIAEVLKTIAFEEAEHASKFVEMNGVINHTLKENLEMMLKGEMMANKEKKSAADLAEKEGIEHAHDFFEESSRDEARHAKMLKGILERYFK, encoded by the coding sequence ATGGATTTATTAAACGAGCATAAAATAGGCATTTCAAAAGATACGGTTCTTGAAAAGGAAGTTTCTGCAAATGTTAACGGTGAATGTTTAGAAGTTGGAATTTACCTTGCAATGGCAAGACAAGCACAAAGAGAAGGATTTCCCGAAATTGCAGAAGTTTTAAAGACAATTGCATTTGAAGAAGCCGAACATGCATCAAAATTCGTTGAGATGAATGGTGTAATAAACCATACTTTAAAAGAAAACCTTGAAATGATGCTTAAAGGCGAAATGATGGCAAATAAAGAAAAAAAATCTGCAGCAGATTTAGCTGAAAAAGAGGGAATTGAACATGCCCATGATTTCTTTGAAGAAAGTTCAAGAGATGAAGCACGACATGCTAAAATGTTAAAAGGGATTTTAGAAAGGTATTTTAAATAG
- a CDS encoding winged helix-turn-helix transcriptional regulator, translating to MDEKDMKILDFLIQDGRKPFTEIAKELNTSESSVRKRVKKMEEDGVIKGYSVMVDTPKMGYTVVAQTGFDTNPEDFLSVAQELCTFEEVKKVFTSTGDHMIMTEIWAKNGKELSEIIFNKLGKIKGIKKVCPAIILEQLK from the coding sequence ATGGATGAAAAAGATATGAAAATACTAGATTTTTTAATTCAAGATGGTAGAAAACCATTTACTGAGATTGCAAAAGAATTAAACACTAGTGAAAGTTCAGTTAGAAAGAGGGTAAAAAAGATGGAAGAGGATGGCGTAATAAAAGGATATTCTGTAATGGTTGATACTCCAAAAATGGGATATACGGTTGTTGCACAGACTGGGTTTGATACAAATCCTGAAGACTTTTTATCGGTTGCACAGGAGCTATGCACATTTGAAGAGGTAAAAAAAGTTTTCACATCAACAGGGGATCACATGATAATGACTGAAATATGGGCAAAAAATGGAAAAGAGCTCTCTGAAATTATATTTAATAAATTAGGAAAAATTAAGGGAATTAAAAAAGTATGCCCCGCAATAATACTTGAACAATTAAAATAA
- the thiM gene encoding hydroxyethylthiazole kinase, with translation MKFIAENLTKLRTISPLVQNITNYVVMNSTANTLLALGASPVMAHAKEELEEMIAISSALVVNIGTLDEYWIPSMEKAVKIASDLKKPIILDPVGAGATKLRTNTALKLLDIGNVSVLRGNFGEISALLGEHGKTKGVDSAVYDNNEALNISKNASKEFNTVSTVTGPIDYVSNGKEIYSISNGHEMLSKVTGTGCASTSIIGAFLAVEEPLKASVSGLVTYGISAEMAFEESFYPGTFQAKLYDWLYRIDEKLILEKAKVNRIDI, from the coding sequence ATGAAATTTATTGCAGAAAACCTGACTAAACTTAGAACAATAAGTCCTCTTGTCCAAAACATTACAAATTACGTTGTAATGAATTCTACCGCAAATACACTTTTAGCACTGGGGGCATCGCCCGTAATGGCGCATGCAAAGGAAGAATTAGAAGAAATGATTGCAATTTCAAGTGCCTTAGTGGTCAATATCGGTACACTTGACGAATACTGGATTCCATCAATGGAAAAAGCAGTGAAAATTGCAAGCGATTTAAAAAAACCAATAATTTTAGACCCTGTTGGAGCAGGAGCTACAAAGTTAAGAACAAATACTGCTTTAAAATTATTAGACATTGGAAACGTTTCTGTTTTAAGGGGAAATTTTGGAGAAATTTCTGCACTTTTAGGGGAGCATGGAAAAACCAAAGGTGTTGACAGTGCAGTTTACGATAATAATGAAGCTTTAAATATTTCAAAAAATGCTTCAAAGGAGTTTAACACTGTTTCAACAGTAACTGGGCCCATAGATTATGTAAGCAATGGAAAAGAAATTTATTCTATTTCAAATGGTCACGAAATGCTTTCAAAGGTAACTGGAACAGGTTGCGCAAGTACTTCAATAATAGGTGCATTTTTAGCAGTTGAAGAACCATTGAAAGCATCTGTTAGTGGACTTGTAACTTACGGAATTTCTGCCGAAATGGCGTTTGAAGAATCATTTTATCCTGGAACTTTTCAAGCAAAATTGTACGACTGGCTTTATAGAATTGATGAAAAGTTGATTTTAGAAAAAGCTAAGGTGAATAGAATTGACATTTAA
- the thiE gene encoding thiamine phosphate synthase, translating into MTFKNKLKFYVITDRKYSCEVYSVEQALKGGATAVQLRMKSSNTREMVEVGQKIRKLTLEYDALFFVNDRLDIAQAVKSDGIHVGIDDISISKIKEIAPELIIGASAYNINEMKIAESEGADYLGVGSVYPTNTKLDARYLGLNGLKELSNCSNLPVVAIGGINHENVKEVLMCGVSGVAVVSAIVGANDIIFSAKKMNEIIKKYI; encoded by the coding sequence TTGACATTTAAAAATAAATTAAAATTTTACGTAATAACTGACAGAAAATACTCCTGTGAAGTTTATTCAGTTGAACAGGCTTTAAAAGGAGGAGCTACTGCAGTACAACTTAGAATGAAGTCGTCAAACACTCGTGAAATGGTAGAGGTAGGGCAAAAAATCAGAAAACTAACATTGGAATACGATGCATTGTTTTTTGTAAATGACAGGCTAGATATAGCACAAGCCGTAAAATCAGACGGTATTCATGTTGGAATTGATGACATTTCGATTTCAAAAATTAAAGAAATTGCACCCGAATTAATAATTGGTGCATCTGCATACAATATAAATGAAATGAAGATTGCAGAAAGTGAAGGGGCCGACTATTTAGGTGTTGGCTCAGTTTACCCCACAAATACGAAGTTGGATGCACGATACCTCGGACTAAATGGATTAAAAGAATTATCAAACTGTTCAAATCTTCCTGTTGTTGCGATAGGAGGTATAAACCATGAAAACGTGAAAGAAGTATTGATGTGCGGTGTTTCAGGGGTTGCGGTAGTTTCTGCCATTGTAGGGGCTAATGACATTATTTTTTCAGCTAAAAAAATGAATGAGATAATTAAAAAATATATTTAA
- a CDS encoding 4Fe-4S binding protein — protein sequence MTVEIIVNREKCIGCQKCYDKCPKGPRIWKADAEGKYYVFDLSDCHNCKICVGVCPKNAIKVNLIKNPKKPSELIDG from the coding sequence ATGACGGTAGAAATCATCGTTAATAGGGAAAAATGTATTGGATGCCAGAAATGTTATGATAAGTGCCCAAAAGGCCCAAGAATATGGAAAGCTGATGCAGAAGGCAAGTATTACGTATTTGACCTTTCAGATTGCCATAATTGCAAAATATGTGTTGGAGTATGTCCAAAAAATGCAATAAAAGTAAATTTAATAAAAAATCCTAAAAAACCGTCCGAGTTAATAGACGGTTAG
- a CDS encoding ATP-dependent helicase, with translation MNSDSEILDLFEPAVKKWWLNKFEKYKYINEGYFTPPQRQAIPRVHFGRNTLICSPTGSGKTLSSFIGIINELFRIEKTQGLKNSIYCLYISPLKSLANDIHLNLEEPLTEIQKILKDEGKEIGRIRHSIRHGDTSNYEKSRMLDKTPHILNTTPETLAIILNSPKFREKLKTIQWVIIDEIHALSDSKRGSHLSLSLERLREITETEFLRIGCSATVEPLEEVADYLGGYYDDGNKRPVEIVDTRFVRGYDLKLMCPVDDLIDKNPNEISEKLYGALDNLIQTHESTLIFTNTRGGAEKVLYNLRKRYPSKYNDENSGCHHGSLSKEKRVELEDKLKTGRVKFATTSSSLELGIDMPYIDIVIQIGSPKSVRTMLQRIGRSGHGIGRIAKGRIIALDRDELLECAVMLKKATEGFIDKIHIPKCPIDVLTQHVYGIAINQYIELEQVKKIIRRSYTYHEIKDGDFDVLLNYMTASHVGMDERKIYSKIWYDPVTKIIGKSGRTARIIYYMNIGTIPDDFSCDVYLRGTTIWIGKLDEQYLDRLEKGDVFTLGGEHLKFQYRRGSKVYVDKTSEKPNIPSWYSERLPLSYELGRNILLFKKQAVSKYNAGLLMEYLSTYPLDTSALKSLYGLFEQQIQYKGNESVSTLNKMVIEGHIYDKKMHYYFHSNYGRKFNDGLSRAIAYTLSKKYRIGVLVSISDTGFSLEFSKNQKIDILDVVNSLNPENISYVLKQALNGTNLLKRMFRINATRSLMILRNYIGKKKSAKKQQVNADLLINYAKNLDKFAPLEETYREIIEDSLEIDNLKEVLNEIQTGKLKLSIINVPIPTPMSFGIATLNASDSILAENKNQLLKDFHQMVLKMIEYEKTVKK, from the coding sequence ATTAATTCCGACAGCGAAATTCTCGATTTATTTGAACCCGCAGTTAAAAAATGGTGGTTAAATAAGTTTGAAAAGTATAAATATATTAATGAAGGTTATTTTACGCCCCCTCAAAGACAGGCAATCCCAAGAGTCCATTTTGGAAGAAATACGCTGATTTGTAGTCCGACAGGTAGTGGAAAAACATTAAGCAGTTTTATTGGAATTATTAACGAACTTTTTAGAATTGAAAAGACACAAGGGCTAAAAAATAGCATATATTGTTTATATATAAGCCCATTAAAGAGCCTTGCAAATGATATTCACTTAAATTTAGAAGAACCGTTAACAGAAATTCAAAAAATTTTAAAAGACGAAGGAAAAGAAATAGGGCGAATAAGGCATTCAATAAGGCATGGCGACACTTCAAATTATGAAAAATCAAGAATGCTTGATAAAACCCCCCATATACTAAATACAACACCTGAAACCCTTGCAATTATTCTAAATTCGCCGAAATTTCGTGAGAAACTAAAAACTATTCAATGGGTAATTATTGATGAAATACACGCACTTTCCGATAGTAAGAGGGGTTCACATTTAAGTTTAAGCCTTGAACGATTGAGGGAGATTACAGAAACTGAATTCTTAAGAATAGGTTGTAGTGCAACCGTAGAACCACTTGAAGAAGTTGCAGATTATCTTGGAGGATATTACGATGATGGAAACAAGCGCCCCGTTGAAATAGTAGACACCAGATTTGTAAGGGGTTACGATTTAAAATTAATGTGTCCTGTTGATGATTTAATAGATAAAAATCCCAATGAAATTTCAGAAAAGCTTTATGGAGCACTTGACAACCTAATTCAAACGCATGAAAGTACATTGATATTTACAAATACTAGAGGAGGGGCTGAAAAAGTATTATATAACCTTAGAAAGCGATACCCTTCAAAATATAATGATGAAAATAGCGGATGTCATCATGGAAGTCTTTCAAAAGAAAAAAGGGTTGAATTGGAAGATAAGTTAAAAACTGGAAGGGTAAAATTTGCAACTACAAGTAGCAGTCTCGAATTAGGAATTGATATGCCCTATATCGACATTGTAATCCAGATTGGGAGTCCAAAAAGTGTCAGAACCATGCTCCAAAGAATCGGGCGTTCAGGACATGGAATAGGTAGGATTGCAAAGGGTAGAATTATTGCACTTGATCGTGATGAGCTTTTAGAGTGTGCCGTAATGTTAAAAAAGGCTACAGAAGGGTTTATTGATAAAATACATATCCCTAAATGCCCAATTGACGTTTTAACCCAGCATGTTTACGGAATTGCGATAAACCAGTATATTGAATTAGAGCAAGTCAAAAAAATTATTAGACGAAGTTACACGTATCACGAAATTAAAGATGGTGATTTTGACGTTCTTTTAAATTATATGACTGCTTCTCACGTTGGAATGGACGAAAGAAAAATATATTCAAAAATATGGTACGACCCAGTAACAAAAATCATAGGAAAGTCGGGACGAACTGCAAGAATAATTTATTACATGAATATAGGAACAATACCTGATGATTTTAGTTGTGACGTTTATTTAAGGGGCACTACCATTTGGATTGGAAAATTAGATGAACAATATCTTGATAGGCTCGAAAAAGGCGATGTTTTTACCCTTGGGGGCGAACATTTAAAGTTCCAATACCGCCGTGGAAGTAAAGTCTATGTTGATAAAACTAGTGAAAAGCCAAATATTCCAAGTTGGTACTCCGAAAGGCTCCCCTTAAGTTATGAACTTGGAAGAAATATCTTATTATTTAAAAAACAGGCCGTATCAAAATATAATGCCGGATTGCTTATGGAGTATTTATCGACTTATCCGCTAGATACCAGTGCATTAAAAAGTCTTTATGGATTATTTGAACAGCAAATTCAGTATAAAGGAAATGAAAGCGTCAGTACATTAAACAAAATGGTTATTGAAGGCCATATATACGATAAAAAAATGCACTACTATTTCCACAGTAACTATGGTAGAAAATTTAATGATGGACTAAGTAGGGCCATTGCATATACTCTAAGTAAAAAATATCGAATAGGTGTCTTAGTAAGTATTTCTGATACTGGATTTTCTTTAGAATTTTCAAAAAATCAGAAAATCGATATTTTAGATGTTGTTAACTCTTTGAATCCTGAAAATATTAGTTATGTCTTAAAACAGGCCCTTAATGGAACAAATCTTTTAAAAAGAATGTTTAGAATAAATGCAACTAGGAGTCTCATGATTTTAAGAAATTACATTGGAAAGAAAAAGTCTGCAAAAAAACAGCAAGTAAATGCCGACCTTTTAATTAATTACGCTAAAAATCTGGATAAGTTTGCACCCCTTGAAGAAACATACCGTGAAATAATTGAAGATAGCCTTGAAATTGACAACTTAAAAGAAGTTTTAAACGAAATTCAAACCGGAAAACTAAAGCTTTCAATAATAAATGTACCAATCCCAACACCAATGAGTTTTGGGATTGCAACTCTTAATGCAAGCGATTCTATTCTAGCGGAAAATAAAAATCAGCTTTTAAAAGATTTTCACCAGATGGTTTTAAAAATGATTGAATATGAAAAAACGGTAAAAAAGTGA
- a CDS encoding metallophosphoesterase → MEINNHSIQFMDNAVFLDETKSIVISDIHIGIEEHFRKNGILFPLNEKEELLNRLKILIKTFNPKKLIILGDFLHHFQKVPTKVYEIVNEMDNLLKGIEVILILGNHDIMAKYVLKENTRFKIVEYFFENGILFVHGDKKFQNSFENVNLLLMGHEHPVLEINKQRFSAYLEISKKDFKILLIPAFSNIVSGVKINEIEGNFMSPYLKDVKKEEIFPIIIGEDVLKFPNLFEIEKYI, encoded by the coding sequence ATGGAAATAAATAACCATTCAATTCAGTTTATGGATAATGCAGTATTTTTAGATGAAACAAAATCTATTGTAATTTCAGATATACATATTGGTATTGAAGAACATTTCAGAAAAAATGGCATATTATTTCCGCTAAATGAAAAAGAAGAGCTATTAAATCGGTTAAAAATTTTAATAAAAACATTTAATCCAAAAAAACTTATAATTTTGGGAGATTTCTTGCACCACTTTCAAAAAGTTCCAACTAAAGTTTATGAAATAGTCAATGAAATGGATAACCTTTTAAAAGGTATTGAAGTTATTTTGATATTGGGAAATCATGATATAATGGCAAAATACGTGTTAAAGGAAAATACAAGATTTAAAATTGTAGAATATTTTTTTGAAAATGGAATTTTATTTGTTCACGGTGACAAAAAATTTCAAAATTCTTTTGAAAACGTTAACCTTTTACTTATGGGTCATGAACATCCGGTTTTAGAAATAAATAAACAACGATTTTCTGCATACCTTGAAATTTCAAAAAAAGACTTTAAAATATTATTAATTCCCGCATTTTCAAATATCGTATCAGGAGTTAAAATTAATGAAATTGAGGGCAATTTCATGTCCCCTTACTTAAAAGATGTTAAAAAAGAAGAAATTTTCCCAATAATTATTGGTGAAGATGTTTTAAAGTTCCCAAATCTCTT